In one Aeromicrobium erythreum genomic region, the following are encoded:
- a CDS encoding IS481 family transposase, whose protein sequence is MSHANAALTPRARLRLAKLIVEDHWSPTVAAKMFMVSVPTARKWAVRFQAEGAAGMVDRSSRPKTCPRRTPEQVKQQIVRLRWRRRLGPVQIAGELGLAPSTVHAVLVRCRLNRLSHIDRVSGEPIRRYEHPHPGSLIHVDVTKFGQIPDGGGHRFVGRQQGAHNKQTTPGLPRGADYKARTGTAFLHTVIDDHSRVAYVEIHADEKAATAVGVLRRAVAWFADHGVTVERVLSDNGSCYRSHAWTAACTELEIVPKKTRPYRPQTNGKIERFHRTLADGWAYARFDSCESERRTALPNWIHSYNHHRTHSAIGGPPISRINNLPGHHT, encoded by the coding sequence GTGTCCCACGCTAACGCTGCTCTGACCCCGCGCGCCCGGTTGAGGCTCGCGAAGCTGATTGTCGAGGATCATTGGTCGCCGACCGTCGCGGCGAAGATGTTCATGGTCTCGGTACCGACCGCCCGGAAATGGGCCGTGAGGTTCCAAGCGGAAGGGGCCGCGGGGATGGTCGACCGTTCGAGCCGGCCGAAGACCTGTCCGCGCCGCACGCCCGAGCAGGTGAAGCAGCAGATCGTGCGGCTGCGTTGGCGCCGACGTCTCGGTCCGGTCCAGATCGCAGGCGAGCTCGGCCTCGCGCCGTCAACGGTCCACGCCGTGCTGGTCCGTTGCCGGTTGAATCGGCTGAGCCACATCGACCGGGTCAGCGGGGAGCCCATCCGACGTTATGAGCACCCGCATCCGGGGTCGTTGATCCACGTCGACGTCACCAAGTTCGGGCAGATTCCCGACGGCGGCGGGCACCGGTTCGTCGGTCGGCAACAGGGCGCACACAACAAGCAGACCACCCCCGGGCTGCCGCGCGGAGCCGACTACAAGGCCCGGACGGGCACCGCGTTCCTGCACACCGTGATCGACGACCACTCCCGCGTCGCCTATGTCGAGATCCACGCTGATGAGAAGGCCGCGACAGCGGTCGGGGTGCTGCGACGCGCCGTTGCTTGGTTCGCTGACCACGGCGTCACCGTTGAACGAGTGCTGTCCGACAACGGCAGCTGCTACCGCTCTCACGCCTGGACTGCAGCCTGCACCGAGCTCGAGATCGTGCCGAAGAAGACCCGGCCATACCGGCCCCAGACCAACGGCAAGATCGAGCGGTTCCACCGCACCCTGGCCGACGGCTGGGCCTACGCCCGCTTCGACTCCTGCGAGAGCGAACGGCGAACAGCCCTACCGAACTGGATCCACTCCTACAATCACCACCGGACCCACTCCGCCATCGGCGGCCCACCCATCAGCAGGATCAACAACCTCCCTGGACATCACACCTAG